The following coding sequences lie in one Spirosoma sp. KUDC1026 genomic window:
- a CDS encoding TspO/MBR family protein, with protein MKNQSFWRVATAVVAAGSILYTTLSSRRSRQKGQAMQMAESEAEFDVPAEYQRVFDKNLIVPAGWAFGVVWSTIYSGLGALSIHQALPSQEANPRYQKALPWWLASWALNATFGRFFSQDDARSVVISDLTTKLNLPAALALHQSLEIGKTDVPGPEKYLRIPVSLYAGWLTAATVVGTPDTLLTLGLWERNEERDVPLAAGILGATAAAGYVIARRLNDPWYMLPFVAGFGGIATRQWNRYPVVGWTAAGLAAAYAGLLAYWLPKGKFHEPKTIVVHEAELLAGPIETDQRRQAEIARERMTPIEAESLD; from the coding sequence ATGAAAAATCAATCATTCTGGCGCGTGGCAACGGCTGTTGTTGCCGCTGGTAGCATTCTTTACACCACCCTGTCGAGTCGGCGGTCGCGGCAGAAAGGTCAGGCAATGCAGATGGCCGAATCGGAAGCCGAATTTGACGTACCAGCCGAGTACCAGCGTGTGTTCGATAAGAACCTCATTGTACCAGCGGGCTGGGCGTTTGGTGTGGTCTGGTCAACGATTTACTCGGGTCTGGGCGCACTATCAATCCACCAGGCCCTGCCGTCGCAGGAAGCAAACCCACGTTATCAGAAAGCGCTGCCCTGGTGGCTGGCTAGTTGGGCACTGAACGCTACGTTTGGGCGCTTTTTCTCGCAGGACGACGCCCGAAGCGTGGTTATTTCCGACCTGACTACGAAGCTCAATCTACCGGCTGCGCTGGCGCTTCACCAAAGTCTGGAAATTGGGAAAACTGATGTACCAGGGCCTGAAAAGTACTTACGCATTCCGGTCAGTCTGTATGCAGGCTGGCTGACAGCGGCCACGGTTGTCGGTACGCCCGATACGTTGCTGACGCTGGGTTTGTGGGAACGTAACGAAGAACGGGACGTTCCGCTGGCTGCGGGTATTCTGGGGGCAACGGCTGCGGCTGGTTACGTCATTGCTCGTCGTCTGAATGACCCCTGGTATATGCTGCCATTCGTCGCTGGCTTTGGTGGTATCGCCACCCGCCAGTGGAATCGGTATCCGGTTGTTGGCTGGACAGCCGCCGGGCTGGCAGCTGCTTATGCCGGACTGCTGGCCTACTGGCTACCCAAAGGCAAGTTTCATGAGCCAAAAACTATCGTGGTTCACGAGGCTGAGTTGCTGGCTGGCCCGATCGAAACAGACCAGCGCCGGCAGGCTGAAATTGCCCGCGAACGGATGACGCCCATCGAAGCCGAAAGCCTGGACTAA
- a CDS encoding SDR family NAD(P)-dependent oxidoreductase, translating to MNVGTGKTALITGASSGIGQELAKLFAQDGYNLVLVGRSDEMLDRLAEVFTSNYATQQITVIKKDLSEEDAAQDVYDQVKAKDISVDVLVNDAGVGLYGLFATDTDWEREKSMIHLNVLALTQLTKLFLYDMLARNEGKILNLASLLSITPTPLMAVYAGTKAYVYNFTQSLANELKGTNVTITALLPNATDTDFFHKANAEDTKVTDELQDPVMVAKAGYEALMAGKPKVVPGGLKNKSYEVMAYVAPQEALASLMREKMSPKPDESEKSSSLPWAVGIGVAVLAGIALGVAYSNSSPVDRMRYRVKARAAGNSVTDTVSSVIDSLLSAYHDFKGDATRAKADVEEEALAI from the coding sequence ATGAATGTAGGAACCGGAAAAACAGCCCTGATCACGGGCGCCTCCAGTGGAATTGGCCAGGAACTTGCCAAACTTTTCGCCCAGGACGGCTATAACCTGGTGCTGGTGGGGCGTAGCGACGAGATGCTGGATCGACTGGCCGAAGTCTTTACGAGCAACTACGCTACCCAGCAGATTACGGTCATAAAAAAAGACCTGTCGGAAGAAGATGCTGCCCAGGATGTGTACGATCAGGTCAAAGCCAAAGACATCTCTGTTGATGTGCTGGTGAACGATGCCGGTGTTGGACTTTATGGCCTTTTCGCTACCGACACTGACTGGGAGCGCGAAAAGTCGATGATTCACCTGAACGTGCTGGCGCTCACGCAGCTCACCAAGCTGTTCCTGTACGACATGCTGGCCCGCAACGAAGGAAAAATTCTGAATCTGGCCTCCCTCCTGTCGATCACGCCGACACCACTCATGGCCGTTTACGCCGGAACGAAAGCTTACGTCTACAACTTTACGCAGTCGCTGGCCAACGAACTGAAAGGCACGAACGTAACGATTACGGCCTTGCTGCCTAACGCTACGGATACAGACTTCTTCCACAAAGCCAACGCAGAAGATACCAAAGTAACCGACGAACTCCAGGACCCTGTCATGGTAGCCAAAGCGGGCTACGAAGCCCTGATGGCCGGCAAACCCAAAGTAGTACCGGGCGGACTCAAGAACAAGTCGTACGAAGTAATGGCGTACGTAGCTCCCCAGGAAGCACTGGCTTCATTGATGCGGGAGAAAATGTCACCTAAACCCGACGAGAGTGAGAAATCTTCATCACTCCCCTGGGCAGTTGGGATTGGCGTAGCTGTGCTGGCGGGCATCGCCCTCGGCGTAGCCTATTCCAACAGCAGCCCGGTTGACCGCATGCGCTACCGGGTGAAAGCAAGAGCGGCCGGAAACTCCGTTACGGATACGGTTTCGTCGGTTATTGACTCGCTGCTGAGTGCGTATCATGACTTCAAGGGCGACGCGACGCGGGCCAAAGCAGATGTAGAAGAAGAGGCTCTAGCGATTTAA
- a CDS encoding DUF4136 domain-containing protein, with amino-acid sequence MKQIMIIAGLILSVLWGCSSYRITRNQLDQSASWKAYQTFAFADTNRIEATPYTAYQAAVTNVKQAVTAELTQRGYQQTRNNPDLLINVGAAVDEKTQTRSTTIYEAPGYTGQRRYRWQSQEVPVGTYDEGTVQIKVVDTQREAVIWDVAVSSVLSRKKEVTPVQFGQAVAKVFEKFPG; translated from the coding sequence ATGAAACAGATCATGATAATTGCCGGACTGATACTGAGTGTTTTGTGGGGATGCTCATCGTATCGAATTACCCGGAACCAACTGGATCAGTCGGCGTCCTGGAAAGCGTACCAGACGTTTGCTTTTGCTGATACAAATCGGATTGAGGCAACGCCTTACACAGCGTACCAGGCGGCAGTCACCAATGTAAAACAGGCTGTAACCGCTGAGCTAACCCAGCGTGGCTACCAGCAAACCCGTAATAATCCGGATCTACTAATAAATGTTGGGGCGGCAGTGGACGAAAAGACGCAAACCCGTTCAACAACCATCTACGAAGCGCCCGGCTATACGGGTCAGCGACGCTACCGCTGGCAGAGTCAGGAGGTTCCGGTGGGTACGTACGATGAAGGAACCGTTCAGATTAAGGTAGTCGATACCCAGCGGGAAGCAGTAATCTGGGACGTAGCAGTGTCTAGCGTACTGAGTCGCAAAAAAGAAGTTACTCCCGTCCAGTTTGGACAGGCCGTTGCGAAGGTGTTCGAGAAATTTCCGGGCTGA
- a CDS encoding SDR family NAD(P)-dependent oxidoreductase, which yields MIAEVGKTALITGASSGIGRELATLFAKDGYNLVLVARSEDKLTELAEQVKQVYGTSMVTVIEKDLSAPEAPQEIYDEVISKNITVNTLVNNAGFGEYGVFATETDIQKELSVIQVNVTSLVHLTKLFLKDMVARNEGKILMLGSIVSIMPNPLMAVYGATKSFIYSFSESLRNEINDTDVSITVLMPPATDTDFFNKAGAMNTVAQEMARSNSPADVAKEGYEALMNGKDKAIAGFTTKLQAAASRVLPNTVVSQATRAQMKDKNEADQQLNRKALALGIGIAAVAIAGIAVITLYNNAGTYQRLKYRYKAKKLAGSAKDTLKSASDSITDTVKNATDTARKAVA from the coding sequence ATGATAGCAGAAGTTGGAAAGACAGCCCTGATTACGGGGGCATCGAGCGGCATCGGCCGTGAACTGGCAACACTTTTTGCCAAAGACGGATACAATCTGGTACTGGTTGCCCGGAGCGAAGATAAACTGACTGAGCTGGCCGAGCAGGTCAAACAGGTATATGGTACGTCGATGGTTACGGTCATCGAGAAAGATTTATCAGCACCCGAAGCTCCACAGGAAATTTACGACGAAGTCATCAGCAAGAATATCACCGTCAACACGTTGGTTAACAACGCCGGTTTTGGCGAGTACGGCGTCTTTGCAACGGAAACGGACATCCAGAAAGAACTAAGCGTTATTCAGGTTAACGTCACGTCGCTGGTCCACCTGACCAAGCTTTTCCTGAAAGATATGGTCGCCCGGAACGAGGGTAAAATCCTGATGCTCGGATCCATCGTGTCGATCATGCCTAATCCGTTGATGGCCGTTTACGGGGCTACCAAGTCCTTCATCTATTCATTCTCGGAATCATTGCGTAACGAAATCAACGATACTGATGTCAGCATTACAGTATTGATGCCACCGGCTACGGATACGGATTTCTTTAACAAAGCCGGAGCGATGAATACGGTGGCTCAGGAAATGGCTCGCTCGAATAGCCCCGCCGACGTAGCCAAGGAAGGCTATGAGGCTCTTATGAATGGAAAAGACAAAGCCATCGCTGGTTTCACCACAAAACTTCAGGCAGCGGCCTCCCGCGTACTTCCCAATACCGTTGTCAGTCAGGCGACGCGCGCCCAAATGAAAGACAAGAACGAAGCGGATCAGCAGCTAAACCGAAAAGCGCTCGCGCTTGGTATCGGCATTGCCGCCGTTGCTATTGCCGGCATCGCCGTTATAACACTCTACAACAACGCCGGTACGTATCAGCGGCTGAAATACCGCTACAAAGCCAAGAAACTGGCTGGTTCGGCTAAGGATACACTTAAATCGGCCAGCGACTCAATCACCGATACGGTGAAAAACGCGACGGATACAGCCCGGAAAGCTGTGGCATAG